In one Accipiter gentilis chromosome 4, bAccGen1.1, whole genome shotgun sequence genomic region, the following are encoded:
- the LOC126037916 gene encoding D-threo-3-hydroxyaspartate dehydratase-like isoform X3: MDGRMDSSSSVWLGAPLEQLPTPALTLDQATMRRNAERMLERCRTLGLRLRPHVKTHKTLPQALALLRQRPLPAGKRWLVWLKLDCGNGRAGVRPTDPGAMSLARAIAEEAPEEVTLVGVYAHCGDTYGCRDVPAIQAIARATTAAVLDFVTALRRAGVPCPQASIGSTPSCSHPVPEMAQLTELHPGNYLFYDLQQTLLGSCHPEDVAIRVLTRVIGHYPHRNQLLVDCGWAALSLHGRDQAPGGCAAIEGHPQLRLVGLTQEHGQVEAIDGRLDFERFPLGSILALIPFHACATAAMHPVYYVHAGGKVVELWHPVRGW; this comes from the exons atggacggacggatggacAG cagcagcagcgtgtgGCTGGGAGCCCCCCTGGAGCAGTTGCCCACCCCGGCGCTGACCCTGGACCAGGCGACGATGCGGCGTAACGCGGAGCGCATGCTGGAGCGCTGCCGGACCCTCGGCCTCCGCCTGCGCCCCCACGTCAAAACCCACAAGACGCT CCCCCAGGCTTTGGCCCTCCTGCGCCAgcgcccgctgcccgccggcaAGCGCTGGCTCGTCTGGCTCAAGCTCGACTGCGGCAATGGCAGGG CCGGCGTTCGACCCACGGACCCCGGTGCCATGTCCCTGGCCCGGGCCATCGCCGAGGAGGCACCGGAGGAGGTGACGCTGGTGGGGGTCTACGCTCACTGCGGGGACACCTACGGCTGCCGCGATGTCCCGGCCATCCAAGCCATCGCCCGGGCCACCACCGCCGCCGTGCTTGACTTCGTCACCGC GCTGCGGCGGGCAGGGGTGCCGTGTCCCCAGGCCAGCATCGGCTCCACGCCGTCCTGCAGCCACCCGGTGCCGGAGATGGCCCAGCTCACCGAGCTCCATCCAGGCAACTACCTCTTCTACG ACCTTCAGCAGACCCTCCTGGGTTCCTGCCACCCGGAGGACGTGGCCATCCGTGTCCTCACCAGGGTCATCGGTCACTACCCCCACCGCAACCAGCTGCTGGTGGACTGCGGGTGGGCTGCCCTCAGCCTCCACGGCCGCGATCAGGCACCCGGGGGCTGCGCCGCCATCGAGGGGCACCCCCAGCTTag GCTGGTGGGGCTGACGCAGGAGCACGGGCAGGTGGAAGCCATCGACGGACGGTTGGATTTCGAGCGCTTCCCGTTGGGCAGCATCCTGGCTCTCATCCCCTTCCAC GCCTGCGCGACCGCCGCCATGCACCCCGTCTACTACGTCCACGCCGGGGGGAAGGTGGTGGAGCTCTGGCACCCAGTCCGCGGCTGGTAG
- the LOC126037742 gene encoding tumor necrosis factor receptor superfamily member 16-like isoform X2, which translates to MRRGRAVLPVLPVLLLLLCPVPGRGGGCGSGRTTAAGGCCTPCPPGFGVTEPCGHTDTRCQPCTHNEDLERAGGEPVTGGPSPITPEFVPPPPEATGKDIIPVYCSLLAAVVVGLLAYVAFKCWHTCRQKQQLAKARAGDLGTSPEGEKLHSDSGVFLDTHSLQEPHQPGKAPRPEGHPFSTVPAQRQEELERLLESGGPGGDWRSLATRLGFGPDAIGTFGRGRAPARTLLSAWAGAEGATLETLCQALVAIGRQDAARRLAGPGDATSAV; encoded by the exons ATGCGGCGGGGCCGCGCGGTGCTGCCGGTGctgccggtgctgctgctgctgctctgcccg gtgcccgggcggggcggggggtgcgGGAGCGGGAGGAcgacggcggcgggggggtgctgcaccccctgcccccccggaTTCGGCGTCACCGAACCCTGCGGCCACACCGACACCCgctgccagccctgcacccaca ACGAGGACCTGGAGCGCGCAGGCGGCGAGCCGGTGACGGGGGGCCCCTCGCCCATCACCCCTGAGTTCGTGCCACCACCGCCCGAGGCCACCGGCAAGGACATCATCCCCGTCTACTGCTCCCTCCTGGCTGCCGTGGTGGTGGGACTCCTCGCCTACGTGGCCTTCAAGTG CTGGCACACGtgcaggcagaagcagcagctggccaAGGCGCGGGCAGGGGACTTGGGGACATCACCCGAGGGGGAGAAGCTGCACAGTGACAGCGGGGTCTTCCTCGACACCCACAGCCTGCAGGAGCCCCACCAGCCTGGCAAGG ccccccgTCCCGAAGGGCACCCATTCAGCACGGTACCCGCGCAGCGGCAAGAGGAACTGGAGCGGCTGCTGGAGagcgggggtcccgggggggacTGGCGCAGCCTGGCCACCCGCCTGGGTTTCGGCCCCGACGCCATCGGCACCTTCGGCCGGGGCCGAGCACCCGCTCGCACCCTGCTCAGCGCCTGGGCCGGCGCCGAGGGGGCCACGTTGGAGACCCTCTGCCAGGCTCTGGTGGCCATCGGACGGCAGGATGCGGCCCGGCGCTTGGCGGGACCGGGGGACGCCACGTCAGCCGTGTGA
- the LOC126037916 gene encoding D-threo-3-hydroxyaspartate dehydratase-like isoform X2, translating to MDGRMDSSSVWLGAPLEQLPTPALTLDQATMRRNAERMLERCRTLGLRLRPHVKTHKTLEGAELATGGTRRGIVVSTLAEARFFAAGGFDDILYAFPLPGGRLEECATLAQHLQAFQLLLDSPQALALLRQRPLPAGKRWLVWLKLDCGNGRAGVRPTDPGAMSLARAIAEEAPEEVTLVGVYAHCGDTYGCRDVPAIQAIARATTAAVLDFVTALRRAGVPCPQASIGSTPSCSHPVPEMAQLTELHPGNYLFYDLQQTLLGSCHPEDVAIRVLTRVIGHYPHRNQLLVDCGWAALSLHGRDQAPGGCAAIEGHPQLRLVGLTQEHGQVEAIDGRLDFERFPLGSILALIPFHACATAAMHPVYYVHAGGKVVELWHPVRGW from the exons atggacggacggatggacAG cagcagcgtgtgGCTGGGAGCCCCCCTGGAGCAGTTGCCCACCCCGGCGCTGACCCTGGACCAGGCGACGATGCGGCGTAACGCGGAGCGCATGCTGGAGCGCTGCCGGACCCTCGGCCTCCGCCTGCGCCCCCACGTCAAAACCCACAAGACGCT AGAAGGCGCCGAACTGGCGACGGGCGGCACCCGCCGGGGTATCGTGGTCTCCACCTTGGCCGAAGCTCGGTTCTTCGCGGCGGGGGGCTTCGATGACATCCTCTACGCCTTCCCGCTGCCGGGGGGGCGGCTGGAGGAATGTGCCACCCTGGCCCAGCACCTCCAAGCCTTCCAGCTCCTCCTCGACAGCCCCCAGGCTTTGGCCCTCCTGCGCCAgcgcccgctgcccgccggcaAGCGCTGGCTCGTCTGGCTCAAGCTCGACTGCGGCAATGGCAGGG CCGGCGTTCGACCCACGGACCCCGGTGCCATGTCCCTGGCCCGGGCCATCGCCGAGGAGGCACCGGAGGAGGTGACGCTGGTGGGGGTCTACGCTCACTGCGGGGACACCTACGGCTGCCGCGATGTCCCGGCCATCCAAGCCATCGCCCGGGCCACCACCGCCGCCGTGCTTGACTTCGTCACCGC GCTGCGGCGGGCAGGGGTGCCGTGTCCCCAGGCCAGCATCGGCTCCACGCCGTCCTGCAGCCACCCGGTGCCGGAGATGGCCCAGCTCACCGAGCTCCATCCAGGCAACTACCTCTTCTACG ACCTTCAGCAGACCCTCCTGGGTTCCTGCCACCCGGAGGACGTGGCCATCCGTGTCCTCACCAGGGTCATCGGTCACTACCCCCACCGCAACCAGCTGCTGGTGGACTGCGGGTGGGCTGCCCTCAGCCTCCACGGCCGCGATCAGGCACCCGGGGGCTGCGCCGCCATCGAGGGGCACCCCCAGCTTag GCTGGTGGGGCTGACGCAGGAGCACGGGCAGGTGGAAGCCATCGACGGACGGTTGGATTTCGAGCGCTTCCCGTTGGGCAGCATCCTGGCTCTCATCCCCTTCCAC GCCTGCGCGACCGCCGCCATGCACCCCGTCTACTACGTCCACGCCGGGGGGAAGGTGGTGGAGCTCTGGCACCCAGTCCGCGGCTGGTAG
- the LOC126037916 gene encoding D-threo-3-hydroxyaspartate dehydratase-like isoform X1, with protein sequence MDGRMDSSSSVWLGAPLEQLPTPALTLDQATMRRNAERMLERCRTLGLRLRPHVKTHKTLEGAELATGGTRRGIVVSTLAEARFFAAGGFDDILYAFPLPGGRLEECATLAQHLQAFQLLLDSPQALALLRQRPLPAGKRWLVWLKLDCGNGRAGVRPTDPGAMSLARAIAEEAPEEVTLVGVYAHCGDTYGCRDVPAIQAIARATTAAVLDFVTALRRAGVPCPQASIGSTPSCSHPVPEMAQLTELHPGNYLFYDLQQTLLGSCHPEDVAIRVLTRVIGHYPHRNQLLVDCGWAALSLHGRDQAPGGCAAIEGHPQLRLVGLTQEHGQVEAIDGRLDFERFPLGSILALIPFHACATAAMHPVYYVHAGGKVVELWHPVRGW encoded by the exons atggacggacggatggacAG cagcagcagcgtgtgGCTGGGAGCCCCCCTGGAGCAGTTGCCCACCCCGGCGCTGACCCTGGACCAGGCGACGATGCGGCGTAACGCGGAGCGCATGCTGGAGCGCTGCCGGACCCTCGGCCTCCGCCTGCGCCCCCACGTCAAAACCCACAAGACGCT AGAAGGCGCCGAACTGGCGACGGGCGGCACCCGCCGGGGTATCGTGGTCTCCACCTTGGCCGAAGCTCGGTTCTTCGCGGCGGGGGGCTTCGATGACATCCTCTACGCCTTCCCGCTGCCGGGGGGGCGGCTGGAGGAATGTGCCACCCTGGCCCAGCACCTCCAAGCCTTCCAGCTCCTCCTCGACAGCCCCCAGGCTTTGGCCCTCCTGCGCCAgcgcccgctgcccgccggcaAGCGCTGGCTCGTCTGGCTCAAGCTCGACTGCGGCAATGGCAGGG CCGGCGTTCGACCCACGGACCCCGGTGCCATGTCCCTGGCCCGGGCCATCGCCGAGGAGGCACCGGAGGAGGTGACGCTGGTGGGGGTCTACGCTCACTGCGGGGACACCTACGGCTGCCGCGATGTCCCGGCCATCCAAGCCATCGCCCGGGCCACCACCGCCGCCGTGCTTGACTTCGTCACCGC GCTGCGGCGGGCAGGGGTGCCGTGTCCCCAGGCCAGCATCGGCTCCACGCCGTCCTGCAGCCACCCGGTGCCGGAGATGGCCCAGCTCACCGAGCTCCATCCAGGCAACTACCTCTTCTACG ACCTTCAGCAGACCCTCCTGGGTTCCTGCCACCCGGAGGACGTGGCCATCCGTGTCCTCACCAGGGTCATCGGTCACTACCCCCACCGCAACCAGCTGCTGGTGGACTGCGGGTGGGCTGCCCTCAGCCTCCACGGCCGCGATCAGGCACCCGGGGGCTGCGCCGCCATCGAGGGGCACCCCCAGCTTag GCTGGTGGGGCTGACGCAGGAGCACGGGCAGGTGGAAGCCATCGACGGACGGTTGGATTTCGAGCGCTTCCCGTTGGGCAGCATCCTGGCTCTCATCCCCTTCCAC GCCTGCGCGACCGCCGCCATGCACCCCGTCTACTACGTCCACGCCGGGGGGAAGGTGGTGGAGCTCTGGCACCCAGTCCGCGGCTGGTAG
- the LOC126037742 gene encoding tumor necrosis factor receptor superfamily member 16-like isoform X1, producing the protein MRRGRAVLPVLPVLLLLLCPVPGRGGGCGSGRTTAAGGCCTPCPPGFGVTEPCGHTDTRCQPCTHNRTFSAVSSAVEPCQPCTPCPLLPARPCTPTRDTLCTHEDLERAGGEPVTGGPSPITPEFVPPPPEATGKDIIPVYCSLLAAVVVGLLAYVAFKCWHTCRQKQQLAKARAGDLGTSPEGEKLHSDSGVFLDTHSLQEPHQPGKAPRPEGHPFSTVPAQRQEELERLLESGGPGGDWRSLATRLGFGPDAIGTFGRGRAPARTLLSAWAGAEGATLETLCQALVAIGRQDAARRLAGPGDATSAV; encoded by the exons ATGCGGCGGGGCCGCGCGGTGCTGCCGGTGctgccggtgctgctgctgctgctctgcccg gtgcccgggcggggcggggggtgcgGGAGCGGGAGGAcgacggcggcgggggggtgctgcaccccctgcccccccggaTTCGGCGTCACCGAACCCTGCGGCCACACCGACACCCgctgccagccctgcacccaca ACCGGACCTTCTCGGCGGTGAGCAGCGCGGtggagccctgccagccctgcaccccctgccCGCTCCTGCCTGCCCGGCCCTGCACCCCCACCCGCGACACCCTCTGCACCC ACGAGGACCTGGAGCGCGCAGGCGGCGAGCCGGTGACGGGGGGCCCCTCGCCCATCACCCCTGAGTTCGTGCCACCACCGCCCGAGGCCACCGGCAAGGACATCATCCCCGTCTACTGCTCCCTCCTGGCTGCCGTGGTGGTGGGACTCCTCGCCTACGTGGCCTTCAAGTG CTGGCACACGtgcaggcagaagcagcagctggccaAGGCGCGGGCAGGGGACTTGGGGACATCACCCGAGGGGGAGAAGCTGCACAGTGACAGCGGGGTCTTCCTCGACACCCACAGCCTGCAGGAGCCCCACCAGCCTGGCAAGG ccccccgTCCCGAAGGGCACCCATTCAGCACGGTACCCGCGCAGCGGCAAGAGGAACTGGAGCGGCTGCTGGAGagcgggggtcccgggggggacTGGCGCAGCCTGGCCACCCGCCTGGGTTTCGGCCCCGACGCCATCGGCACCTTCGGCCGGGGCCGAGCACCCGCTCGCACCCTGCTCAGCGCCTGGGCCGGCGCCGAGGGGGCCACGTTGGAGACCCTCTGCCAGGCTCTGGTGGCCATCGGACGGCAGGATGCGGCCCGGCGCTTGGCGGGACCGGGGGACGCCACGTCAGCCGTGTGA